A window of the Antarctobacter heliothermus genome harbors these coding sequences:
- a CDS encoding glycosyltransferase, which translates to MPVLSNVDAYSTPRGFAERLRNALRFQWSVHVERALRGTEERRIRAFFERQKVTHCLAEFGPMGCKLMHAANRADVRLFVHFHGYDATRLPREAGWRRHYNALFPQVAGVIAPSCFIAERLAEMGCPREKLHVSACGIDPGNFEETHRDVGQVIAIGRFVEKKAPLTTILAFAVAARDLPSAHLNMIGDGPLLAAARALVEELHIGAQVTLHGALPHEQVRALLGRAALFVQHSVTAPDGDTEGLPVAILEAMASGIPVVSTRHSGIPDVVRDGETGILVDEHDQDAMACAIEALLRDPDRAASMGRLGAPWVRREFSHEATAVRLRRIMGL; encoded by the coding sequence ATGCCGGTCCTTTCTAATGTCGACGCCTACTCCACGCCGCGCGGCTTTGCGGAGCGCTTGCGGAACGCCCTGCGGTTTCAGTGGAGCGTTCACGTGGAGCGGGCCTTGCGAGGGACTGAGGAACGGCGCATCCGGGCCTTCTTTGAACGGCAGAAAGTCACCCATTGTCTTGCGGAATTCGGTCCCATGGGCTGCAAGTTGATGCATGCCGCCAATAGGGCCGATGTTCGCCTTTTTGTCCACTTTCACGGTTACGATGCAACCCGTCTGCCCCGAGAGGCCGGTTGGCGACGGCACTACAACGCCCTGTTCCCGCAGGTCGCAGGTGTCATTGCCCCCTCCTGCTTTATCGCCGAGAGACTGGCAGAGATGGGCTGCCCTCGCGAAAAGCTCCATGTGTCGGCCTGCGGAATAGATCCGGGAAATTTCGAGGAAACTCATCGTGACGTAGGACAGGTCATCGCGATAGGACGCTTCGTCGAAAAAAAGGCCCCGCTGACCACGATCCTCGCCTTTGCGGTAGCTGCTCGAGATTTGCCCTCGGCGCATCTGAACATGATCGGTGACGGGCCGCTCCTTGCCGCTGCCCGGGCCTTGGTTGAAGAGCTGCATATTGGTGCCCAAGTGACTCTCCACGGGGCGTTGCCGCATGAGCAGGTCCGCGCGCTGCTTGGCCGTGCTGCTCTTTTTGTGCAACATTCGGTCACGGCACCCGACGGCGATACCGAAGGTCTTCCCGTGGCGATCCTCGAGGCGATGGCCTCAGGCATTCCGGTGGTCAGTACCCGGCATAGCGGTATTCCCGACGTGGTGCGCGACGGTGAGACGGGGATTTTGGTCGATGAACACGACCAAGACGCCATGGCCTGCGCCATTGAGGCGCTGTTGCGCGATCCAGACCGCGCTGCTTCGATGGGGCGGCTTGGTGCGCCCTGGGTCCGAAGGGAGTTTTCGCATGAGGCGACAGCCGTAAGGCTGCGCAGAATCATGGGGCTTTGA
- a CDS encoding glycosyltransferase family A protein: MQPTTVSIIIPCYNKRAYVAATIKSALAQTHPCEVIVVDDGSTDGSLNEIKHFDGRVEWVTGPNRGGCAARNTGVEMASGEFLQFLDADDILPPDKIARQLAALSNAPEGSVALCPWRMLHDDGRVDLPDPRPYWKSYDKGINFLLDMWMHGGFFPTHPWLVPRALAEASGPWNTELAADQDGEYFGRLLTLSGPAVFCSDTVVHYRSPPEGAVSRDKSRRAGESRIQAFEVVAESILSRRNDRAARRACLSRIRKTAYALREFDDMVAKAAAWEKRLSVFDFSPSLPPTARGLVGLLGIKRGLQARALLKT, translated from the coding sequence GTGCAACCGACGACCGTCAGCATCATCATCCCGTGCTACAACAAACGTGCGTATGTCGCTGCCACGATCAAAAGCGCCTTGGCTCAGACCCATCCTTGCGAAGTCATCGTGGTCGATGACGGATCGACCGACGGCAGCCTGAACGAAATCAAACATTTCGACGGGCGCGTGGAATGGGTTACGGGGCCCAACCGGGGTGGGTGTGCTGCCCGCAATACCGGGGTGGAGATGGCGTCAGGCGAATTTCTGCAGTTTCTTGATGCTGACGATATCCTGCCCCCGGACAAGATTGCCCGCCAATTGGCGGCGCTGTCTAATGCGCCCGAAGGCAGTGTTGCCCTGTGCCCTTGGCGCATGCTGCACGATGACGGGCGCGTCGATCTCCCCGACCCGCGCCCCTATTGGAAAAGTTATGACAAGGGGATCAATTTCTTGTTGGACATGTGGATGCATGGCGGGTTCTTTCCGACGCATCCTTGGTTGGTTCCACGCGCACTAGCTGAGGCTAGCGGCCCTTGGAACACCGAACTGGCCGCCGATCAGGATGGGGAATACTTCGGACGCCTCCTGACCTTGTCCGGACCCGCGGTGTTCTGTTCCGACACCGTCGTACACTATCGAAGCCCGCCTGAAGGTGCGGTCAGTCGCGACAAGTCTCGCCGGGCCGGTGAAAGTCGCATTCAGGCTTTTGAGGTGGTTGCGGAAAGCATTCTTTCCCGCCGCAACGATCGCGCCGCGCGCCGGGCCTGCCTCAGCCGGATCCGCAAGACCGCCTATGCCCTGAGAGAATTCGACGACATGGTTGCGAAAGCTGCTGCTTGGGAAAAACGATTGTCTGTCTTCGATTTCAGTCCATCCCTGCCGCCTACGGCGAGGGGGTTGGTTGGCCTGTTGGGAATAAAACGCGGGCTGCAGGCCCGGGCATTGCTGAAAACCTGA
- a CDS encoding acyltransferase family protein has protein sequence MNYRPDIDGLRTIAVVPVVLFHANVAGFTGGFVGVDIFFVISGFLITTIIHRELAEGRFSILRFYERRARRILPALFAVIVASLIAGWFTLAPADYDKMGQSILSALLFVSNMWFWRNSGGYFDGATDYLPMLHTWSLAVEEQFYIFFPLLLMLLHKIGRRLLLPVIVLLVAGSLVVAIWATPRMPSASFYLLPTRIWELGIGSLLALGLLPAAAPKALREGVGALGLVFLYDGSTEFPGLAALPPVLGAAALIWAGTAGPVAASRLLALRPMVWIGLISYSLYLWHWPIMAFLRNRLFTVDLEPTWQVVTVLASVAAGWISWRFIERPFRVPVRAGGMGQGRIFALSGAGMAVLGGLAAVSVVTQGVPQRFSEDEIRLTRSISRFEPAEVCFGVRAAKRTCIFGDPNGKVRWVLWGDSHAKSILPALDTLAARDGIGLMFISAPSCPPIPGAMELNPDPLSKRCAARRHRDLARIEALDSVDTIFLAARWPRYVEGTELPVERSVENATAMFLYDAETGEPHQADVTRNPEVVLARLTALRDRLLKQDRRILLLGTVPEIPWNVADRLKASVLFGAPLPAPVDFREVAERQVKSDAVLSEVAQVENVFYLPLARAMCDTNCPTHTSEAAFYHDNNHLTLEGAQRLVLPILERALSGRHTALDKP, from the coding sequence ATGAACTACCGCCCCGACATTGACGGCCTGCGCACGATAGCCGTGGTCCCAGTGGTTCTGTTTCACGCCAACGTGGCCGGGTTCACCGGCGGGTTTGTCGGCGTGGACATCTTCTTCGTAATCTCGGGGTTCCTGATCACCACCATCATCCACCGCGAACTGGCCGAAGGGCGTTTCTCGATCCTGCGGTTTTACGAACGTCGTGCGCGGCGGATCCTGCCGGCGCTCTTTGCAGTGATCGTGGCCAGCCTGATCGCGGGCTGGTTCACCCTGGCGCCGGCTGATTACGATAAGATGGGCCAGTCGATCCTCTCGGCACTGCTGTTCGTGTCAAACATGTGGTTCTGGCGGAACTCGGGCGGGTATTTCGACGGTGCCACCGACTATCTGCCGATGCTGCACACCTGGAGCCTCGCGGTCGAAGAGCAGTTCTACATCTTTTTCCCGCTGCTGCTGATGCTGTTGCACAAGATAGGACGACGCCTGTTGCTGCCCGTCATCGTGCTGCTGGTAGCGGGGTCGCTGGTGGTGGCGATCTGGGCGACGCCGAGGATGCCCTCGGCCTCGTTCTACCTCTTGCCGACGCGGATCTGGGAGTTGGGGATCGGATCCTTGCTGGCGCTGGGGCTTCTGCCCGCCGCCGCGCCGAAAGCCCTGCGCGAGGGTGTGGGTGCCTTGGGGCTGGTCTTCCTTTATGACGGGTCCACCGAGTTCCCGGGGCTGGCCGCCCTACCGCCGGTTCTGGGGGCTGCGGCGCTGATCTGGGCAGGCACGGCGGGACCTGTGGCAGCCTCGCGTCTGCTGGCGCTGCGCCCGATGGTCTGGATCGGGCTGATTTCCTACTCGCTCTACTTGTGGCACTGGCCGATCATGGCCTTTCTGCGCAACCGGCTGTTCACGGTGGACCTAGAGCCGACGTGGCAAGTGGTAACCGTGCTGGCCTCTGTCGCGGCGGGCTGGATCAGCTGGCGCTTCATCGAGCGGCCCTTTCGCGTCCCGGTCCGTGCAGGCGGCATGGGGCAGGGGCGTATATTTGCGCTGTCGGGCGCAGGGATGGCGGTGCTGGGGGGGCTGGCCGCAGTGAGCGTCGTCACGCAGGGAGTGCCACAACGGTTCAGCGAAGATGAAATCAGGCTGACCCGATCCATATCTCGGTTTGAGCCAGCAGAAGTATGTTTTGGCGTGCGCGCCGCGAAACGCACATGCATCTTTGGCGATCCCAACGGCAAGGTAAGATGGGTTCTGTGGGGCGATTCACATGCCAAGTCCATTTTGCCTGCACTAGACACTCTTGCGGCGCGTGACGGCATCGGCCTGATGTTCATCTCCGCCCCGTCCTGCCCGCCAATACCCGGTGCGATGGAACTTAATCCAGATCCGCTTTCCAAACGCTGCGCAGCGCGGAGACATAGGGATCTTGCCCGAATCGAGGCGCTCGACAGTGTCGATACTATCTTTCTGGCCGCACGCTGGCCGCGATACGTGGAAGGTACGGAACTGCCTGTTGAACGGTCGGTAGAAAATGCAACAGCGATGTTCCTCTACGACGCGGAAACAGGCGAGCCCCACCAAGCGGACGTCACCCGGAATCCGGAGGTTGTCCTCGCTAGATTGACGGCCCTGCGTGACCGTCTTCTCAAACAGGACCGACGGATCCTGCTGTTAGGGACGGTGCCGGAAATACCTTGGAACGTCGCCGACAGGCTGAAGGCGTCGGTCCTGTTCGGCGCGCCTTTGCCCGCGCCCGTCGACTTTCGGGAGGTCGCAGAACGGCAGGTCAAAAGCGATGCTGTCCTTTCCGAAGTGGCACAGGTCGAGAACGTCTTTTATCTGCCCTTGGCGCGGGCAATGTGCGACACCAACTGTCCGACGCATACAAGCGAAGCCGCATTTTACCACGACAACAACCATCTGACACTGGAAGGTGCCCAACGCTTGGTTCTGCCAATACTGGAGCGGGCTTTGTCCGGCAGGCATACAGCTCTGGATAAGCCATGA
- a CDS encoding glycosyltransferase family 2 protein yields MTDISVIIPAFRPSSFDALAQSMAVNANVDAEWIVVDDASGPDYDAVFATLPEGVQLIRQPENRRQGAARNAGLARAQGQWIKFLDADDELDSGHLAALFAAVEQGQDKALPFAATKHVFANGTTHVNDSWRDLPVDSAAQYRRQMLRPFLHHCGALYPRDLLVRLGGYDESLITDEDGDLLLRILHEGYHFTPVEGVHYLYVHHDGGPRVSADDDIAKMQSRVRACDKVAERFDGQIPPEIARALAQRMDKIAMTYWTAFPDEAKALIARAHRISPGYAPDMRGPLRLLRGIGGPGMVFAAQGLYRRLKGRPKGGAQG; encoded by the coding sequence ATGACAGACATCTCCGTCATAATCCCCGCCTTCCGCCCGTCCAGTTTCGATGCGCTGGCGCAATCCATGGCTGTCAACGCCAATGTCGATGCAGAATGGATCGTGGTCGACGATGCCTCCGGCCCCGATTACGATGCGGTCTTTGCCACGCTGCCCGAGGGCGTGCAGTTGATCCGGCAGCCGGAAAACCGTCGTCAGGGAGCGGCGCGCAATGCCGGGCTGGCGCGGGCGCAGGGGCAGTGGATCAAGTTCCTCGATGCCGATGATGAACTGGACAGCGGCCATTTGGCGGCGCTGTTCGCCGCGGTGGAACAGGGGCAGGACAAGGCGCTCCCCTTCGCCGCCACGAAACACGTCTTTGCCAATGGCACGACCCATGTGAACGACAGCTGGCGCGATCTACCAGTCGACAGCGCCGCTCAGTACCGCCGCCAAATGTTGCGGCCCTTCCTGCATCACTGCGGCGCGCTCTACCCGCGCGACTTGCTGGTCCGGCTGGGCGGCTATGACGAAAGCCTGATCACCGATGAGGACGGCGATCTGCTGTTGCGGATCCTGCACGAGGGCTATCACTTCACCCCCGTCGAAGGGGTACATTACCTCTATGTCCATCACGACGGTGGGCCGCGCGTCTCGGCGGATGACGACATTGCCAAGATGCAGTCCCGCGTCCGCGCCTGTGACAAGGTGGCGGAGCGGTTCGACGGACAGATACCGCCCGAGATTGCACGGGCACTGGCGCAGCGCATGGACAAGATCGCCATGACCTACTGGACCGCCTTTCCAGACGAGGCCAAGGCGCTGATCGCCCGCGCGCACCGCATATCGCCCGGTTATGCGCCGGACATGCGCGGCCCATTGCGCCTGCTGCGCGGGATCGGCGGCCCGGGCATGGTCTTTGCCGCACAGGGTCTGTACCGACGCCTCAAGGGGCGACCGAAAGGAGGGGCGCAGGGATGA
- a CDS encoding glycosyltransferase family 4 protein: MKLLAISEHYYPRVGGTVNYVHETLCALAGLGVDAELLVPGPAPDGWQPQGMAEPPYTVTWIDAGYPAKGDPSREQRYDFCRQVDSLALERASKANGPDVLHVLFGLFVMEVLDTGRLRAAGLPCFSTVHNVPPMECRQTAHNAPLFARMKEELRLKAVGLKNRTRLRKNRYDLHIVPSEQVKGFLEPVVKDPITAIGHGLTSDLQALMTPPATRLPEGPVRLLTVGGYAPHKRQHIIPETATRLRDAGVDFIWEIAGPSGRVRGYFDDIRADIAARGLQDSVIAHASVPFRDLGALYDRANIYVQPSIEEGFCLTALDAAAVGLPVIGCRAGALPEIIAASGGALVQSAPKPLARAITDFVQGNRWQDPVAQAARVKGQFSWTRAAADLKSHYDRLTA; the protein is encoded by the coding sequence ATGAAACTGCTCGCCATCAGCGAACACTACTATCCCCGCGTTGGCGGCACGGTGAACTATGTGCACGAAACGCTCTGCGCGCTGGCCGGTCTTGGCGTCGACGCAGAGCTGCTGGTGCCCGGTCCGGCGCCGGACGGCTGGCAACCTCAAGGCATGGCCGAACCGCCCTATACCGTCACATGGATCGACGCAGGCTATCCCGCCAAGGGCGATCCCAGCCGCGAACAGCGCTACGATTTCTGCCGCCAGGTCGACAGCCTGGCGCTGGAGCGGGCAAGCAAGGCCAATGGACCGGACGTGCTGCATGTGCTCTTTGGCCTCTTCGTGATGGAGGTCCTGGATACCGGGCGCCTGCGCGCGGCGGGTCTGCCCTGCTTCTCCACGGTGCACAACGTGCCGCCCATGGAATGCCGCCAGACCGCGCATAACGCGCCGCTGTTCGCCCGGATGAAGGAAGAGTTGCGGCTGAAGGCCGTGGGCCTGAAGAACCGCACCCGGCTGCGAAAGAACCGTTACGATTTGCACATCGTCCCGTCGGAACAGGTCAAAGGCTTCCTGGAACCGGTGGTCAAAGACCCGATCACGGCGATCGGTCACGGCCTGACATCTGACCTGCAAGCGCTGATGACGCCGCCCGCTACGCGCCTCCCCGAGGGACCGGTACGCTTGCTGACTGTCGGCGGCTACGCCCCCCACAAACGCCAGCACATCATCCCCGAGACCGCCACGCGCCTGCGGGACGCAGGTGTGGATTTCATCTGGGAAATCGCTGGCCCCTCTGGCCGGGTGCGAGGCTATTTTGACGATATCCGCGCCGATATCGCAGCCCGTGGGCTACAGGACAGCGTAATCGCGCACGCCTCCGTGCCGTTCCGCGATCTGGGCGCGCTTTATGACCGGGCAAACATCTACGTGCAGCCTTCGATCGAGGAAGGCTTCTGCCTGACCGCGCTGGATGCGGCCGCTGTCGGCCTGCCGGTGATCGGCTGCCGCGCCGGGGCGCTGCCCGAGATCATCGCCGCCTCTGGCGGTGCGCTGGTCCAAAGCGCGCCGAAACCGCTGGCCAGGGCGATCACCGATTTCGTACAGGGCAACCGCTGGCAGGATCCTGTCGCGCAGGCCGCGCGTGTGAAGGGCCAATTTTCCTGGACCCGGGCCGCTGCCGACCTGAAATCCCATTACGACAGGCTGACCGCATGA
- a CDS encoding glycosyltransferase: MTDPLRVLLLTSKLSPAAGGLAVSVPGLAHSIDPLPDMEMHVVGTLDPGNPAAAQGWGPRVQGFDVKGPLAGQYAPGMAPAIAALVPDLVDVQGIWTYPSMANLRHARRTGTPYLVTPRGMLDPWARKNSAWKKKIAGALFEQAHLKGALALRATAKMEAQHFRDMGLTNPIAVVPNGLNLPDLAPRTDGALRSILFLSRIHPKKGVDFLLRSWAALQAEFPGWEIVIAGIDENGHEAELKALTQKLCLPRVRFVGEAHGAAKEALYRDADLFVLPTYAENFGLVVAEALAQETPVITTRNAPWQGLEAEGCGWWIAHEQDRLTDTLRAALSRPAADLAAMGRRGRAWVQRDFAMTQVADKMREVYLWASGRGPKPECVHD, encoded by the coding sequence ATGACCGATCCTTTGCGCGTTCTCCTTCTGACCTCGAAACTGTCTCCCGCAGCGGGGGGGCTGGCGGTGTCCGTTCCCGGTCTGGCGCATAGCATCGACCCGCTGCCGGATATGGAAATGCACGTTGTCGGCACGCTGGATCCCGGCAATCCTGCCGCCGCGCAGGGCTGGGGTCCGCGCGTGCAGGGTTTTGACGTTAAAGGCCCGCTGGCCGGGCAATACGCCCCCGGAATGGCCCCGGCCATCGCCGCGTTGGTCCCTGACCTCGTGGATGTGCAGGGGATCTGGACCTATCCGTCCATGGCCAACCTGCGCCATGCGCGCAGGACGGGCACGCCCTATCTGGTTACGCCGCGGGGGATGCTTGACCCTTGGGCGCGGAAAAACTCTGCCTGGAAAAAGAAGATCGCCGGGGCGCTGTTCGAACAGGCGCACCTGAAAGGCGCGCTGGCCCTGCGCGCCACCGCCAAGATGGAGGCGCAGCATTTCCGCGACATGGGGCTGACAAATCCGATCGCGGTGGTGCCCAACGGGCTTAACCTGCCCGATCTGGCTCCGCGCACCGATGGCGCCTTGCGCAGCATCCTGTTCCTCAGCCGCATCCACCCCAAAAAGGGCGTCGATTTTCTGCTGCGATCCTGGGCTGCACTGCAGGCTGAGTTTCCCGGCTGGGAAATCGTCATCGCGGGCATTGATGAGAACGGTCACGAGGCCGAGTTGAAGGCACTGACCCAAAAGCTGTGCCTGCCCCGCGTTCGTTTTGTCGGTGAGGCACATGGCGCGGCCAAGGAGGCGCTGTACCGCGACGCCGATCTCTTTGTTCTGCCTACCTATGCCGAGAACTTCGGCCTTGTGGTGGCCGAGGCGCTGGCGCAGGAAACCCCGGTGATCACCACCCGCAACGCCCCTTGGCAGGGTCTGGAGGCTGAGGGCTGTGGCTGGTGGATCGCCCACGAACAGGACCGGCTGACGGACACCTTGCGCGCGGCCCTGTCCCGCCCGGCCGCTGATCTGGCCGCGATGGGCCGGCGCGGCCGCGCCTGGGTGCAGCGCGACTTTGCCATGACCCAGGTCGCCGACAAGATGCGCGAGGTCTATCTCTGGGCCTCGGGGCGGGGCCCGAAACCGGAGTGCGTACATGACTGA
- a CDS encoding WcaF family extracellular polysaccharide biosynthesis acetyltransferase — translation MTDPAQRLDLFENPDFDRGASKLTELVWMMVQAWLFGSWLPGSGWRVKLLRAFGASIGRGVVIKPHVTVKFPWRLTVGDHVWIGERVWIDNLAQVTLEDHACLSQGAYLCTGSHDWTDPRFTLITKPITVGQGAWVGAQATLAPGTVLEEGAVLAMGAAGSGRLAARTIHRADGSTRPRLKQDADATPKPGG, via the coding sequence ATGACTGACCCGGCCCAGCGGCTCGACCTGTTCGAGAACCCGGATTTTGACCGCGGCGCGTCAAAGCTGACTGAACTGGTCTGGATGATGGTGCAGGCTTGGCTGTTCGGTTCCTGGCTGCCGGGGTCCGGCTGGCGGGTGAAATTGCTGCGCGCCTTCGGAGCCAGCATCGGCCGGGGCGTGGTGATCAAGCCGCATGTGACGGTGAAATTCCCCTGGCGGCTGACGGTGGGCGATCACGTCTGGATCGGCGAGCGGGTCTGGATCGACAACCTCGCGCAGGTGACGCTGGAGGATCACGCCTGCCTATCGCAGGGCGCCTATCTGTGTACCGGCAGTCACGACTGGACCGACCCGCGCTTTACCCTGATCACCAAACCCATCACCGTGGGGCAGGGGGCCTGGGTCGGGGCGCAGGCGACCCTTGCCCCCGGCACGGTGCTGGAGGAGGGCGCAGTCCTGGCCATGGGCGCGGCAGGATCTGGCCGGTTGGCCGCCCGGACCATCCATCGCGCGGATGGCTCGACCCGGCCCCGCCTGAAGCAAGATGCCGACGCCACCCCGAAACCCGGTGGATAG
- a CDS encoding polysaccharide biosynthesis tyrosine autokinase — MSNTGTFPDGAQEDDTIDLIGLAKSVWRGKFLLGFCVLVGLIIGGYQAYFVAVPKYAATTSLALQVRNQQVVDLSSVISGVSTDYTAMNTELVVITSRGILEAVVRELELNRDPEFNTALREVPRYSMAGIKARLRQVVRGIEPRGEIDPDNQESVNRAIGTLRRSATASIQNGTYIFNLRVVTEDPRKSAQIVNALARAYIADQIDVKFQATENATSWLSARVVELEAEVVERQDQIKQMRADMDLISPEGIELLNQRVRDLRDRVDRSRVDLEATEAQLARLREIRAGGDLRQIADSFEDPLLIRLLNQSGGALSGEARETFLTRADTRLAAVENDVTRSRAQIQSLETSLLATERDASTEFDKLVQVQRAEREVESVRTLYETFLTRLKETSLQQGLQQADSRVLSEASGGSYVSPQKSRILAMSGILGFMVGLVIILGRQYLHAGFRTSTDLERKSGLPVIGQIPRLKIRSRKQLIPFLIENPTSAAVEAYRNLRTSILMSSLDNPPQIILSTSAVPGEGKTTNALSLAQNFAGLGKRVLLVEGDIRRQTLFEYFELSRNIGGLLTVLEGRKTLPEVVVHDERMGIDVLFGEKSTANAADVFSSATFGDFVQSLRESYDYIIIDTPPVLVVPDARVLGQHADALLFTVAWNRTGAEQIRESIRQLASVNVPVTGLVLSQIDAAGMKRYGYGDRYGAYAGYGKAYYDVK, encoded by the coding sequence ATGAGCAATACCGGGACTTTTCCTGACGGGGCGCAGGAAGACGACACCATCGACCTTATCGGTCTTGCGAAAAGTGTATGGCGCGGAAAGTTTCTGCTGGGGTTCTGTGTGCTGGTGGGGCTGATCATCGGCGGGTATCAGGCCTATTTCGTGGCCGTTCCGAAATATGCGGCAACCACCTCTCTGGCGCTGCAGGTCCGCAACCAGCAGGTGGTGGACCTGTCAAGCGTGATCTCTGGCGTGTCGACGGACTATACCGCGATGAACACCGAACTGGTGGTGATCACGTCGCGTGGCATCTTGGAGGCGGTCGTCCGCGAGTTGGAGCTGAACCGGGATCCCGAATTCAACACCGCCCTGCGCGAGGTGCCCCGCTATTCGATGGCGGGGATCAAGGCGCGCCTGCGGCAGGTGGTGCGGGGGATAGAGCCGCGCGGAGAAATAGACCCCGACAACCAGGAATCGGTCAACCGGGCGATTGGCACGCTGCGGCGCTCTGCAACCGCCTCGATCCAGAACGGCACCTATATCTTCAACCTGCGCGTGGTCACCGAAGATCCAAGAAAATCGGCGCAGATCGTGAACGCCCTGGCGCGGGCCTATATCGCAGATCAGATCGACGTGAAGTTTCAGGCCACCGAGAACGCCACCTCATGGCTGTCGGCACGTGTGGTCGAGCTGGAGGCCGAGGTGGTCGAACGTCAGGACCAGATCAAGCAGATGCGGGCCGACATGGACCTGATCAGCCCGGAGGGCATCGAACTGCTCAACCAGCGTGTCCGGGACCTGCGGGATCGTGTCGACAGAAGTCGGGTCGATCTGGAGGCAACCGAAGCCCAACTGGCACGTCTGCGTGAGATCCGTGCAGGCGGCGACCTGCGTCAGATTGCCGACAGTTTTGAAGACCCGTTGCTCATCCGCCTGTTGAACCAGTCTGGCGGGGCTTTGTCGGGCGAGGCACGCGAGACCTTTCTGACCAGGGCCGATACGCGTCTGGCAGCGGTCGAAAACGATGTGACGCGCAGTCGTGCGCAGATCCAGTCTCTCGAAACCTCGCTTCTTGCGACGGAACGCGACGCCAGCACGGAGTTTGACAAGCTTGTGCAGGTCCAGCGCGCCGAGCGCGAAGTCGAATCCGTCCGCACCCTCTACGAGACCTTTCTGACACGCCTCAAGGAAACCTCCCTACAGCAGGGGCTTCAGCAGGCGGACAGCCGTGTCCTGTCCGAGGCCAGCGGCGGCTCTTATGTGTCTCCCCAGAAATCCCGCATTCTGGCGATGTCGGGCATCCTGGGCTTTATGGTGGGGCTGGTGATCATCCTTGGCCGTCAGTATCTGCATGCCGGGTTCCGCACCTCCACCGACCTCGAGCGCAAATCGGGCTTGCCGGTGATCGGTCAGATTCCGCGCCTGAAAATTCGCAGCCGCAAGCAGCTGATCCCCTTCCTGATCGAGAATCCGACCTCGGCGGCGGTCGAGGCCTATCGCAACCTGCGGACCTCGATCCTGATGTCCTCGCTCGACAATCCGCCACAGATCATCCTGTCCACCTCCGCGGTGCCGGGCGAAGGCAAGACCACCAACGCCCTGTCATTGGCGCAGAACTTTGCCGGGCTGGGCAAGCGCGTTCTGCTGGTCGAGGGAGATATCCGGCGCCAGACCTTGTTCGAGTATTTCGAGCTGAGCCGGAACATCGGCGGCCTTCTGACCGTCCTGGAGGGGCGCAAGACGCTGCCAGAGGTCGTGGTGCATGATGAACGGATGGGCATCGACGTCCTGTTCGGGGAAAAATCGACCGCCAATGCGGCGGATGTGTTTTCCTCCGCAACCTTTGGGGACTTCGTGCAGTCGCTGCGCGAGAGTTACGATTATATCATCATCGACACACCGCCCGTCCTGGTCGTGCCCGACGCCCGGGTGCTGGGTCAGCACGCCGACGCCCTGCTCTTTACCGTGGCCTGGAACCGCACTGGCGCCGAACAAATCAGGGAATCGATCCGCCAGCTGGCCTCGGTCAACGTGCCGGTCACCGGCCTTGTCCTGAGCCAGATCGATGCGGCGGGCATGAAGCGTTATGGCTACGGCGACCGATACGGCGCCTATGCAGGCTACGGGAAGGCCTATTACGACGTTAAGTGA